The region GCAAATCAACACGCAGCACGGTTGTAGAGACCAGTTTTGTGCAGAAAACAGACAGTAAGATGCTAGTTTTACACAGTATTATgtaccttttttgtttttttcctttttatattaaatttgtttgtgcTTTCAGGGGGAACAGTCCAGTCAAAATCATACAGCTTCACCTCATCCTCGTCCTCAAACACAAGCAAAAAAGTTGGCAGGTGGGTCTGGAGGCAGTGGTGCAGAAATAATTCAACCTTTCCACTTTCTAACACTTTTCCAAATCTCTGCTTCAGTGTTTTTGATCGCGAGGACGACACGTCGCCTCGAGGCGGCAGCGGCGGTTTGTCTGCCATCGATCGACGGCAGGCAGAGAGGCGCAAGGAGCTGATGAGGGCCCAGACGATGCCCAAGGTGTCCGCCATGCAGACTCGGAAAGCCATGATAGAGAAGCTGGAGAAGGAGGGCGGAGGGTGAGCAGAAACTGAGAGGTGGAATGAGAAAGATCGAGGTCGGAGCGTGTGTATTTACTAAAGCAACTATGGCTTTTCTTTCAGCCCTGGAAACCAGGCAGTAGCCAAGATAAACAAGGTGCAGCGCTCCACCAGCTTTGGTGTACCAAACGCAAACACCATCAAGCAGATGCTGCTTGACTGGTGTCGTGCCAAGACGCGCTCCTATGAGGTGAGCGGGGCAGGAGCTAAACCGGGCCTGagattaagttttttttcttcttcttcttcataaaAGTTGTCTTACCTCTTACTGATAATCAGTTTGTCCTCTCCCTCAGCACGTGGACATCCAGAACTTTTCTTCCAGCTGGAGTAACGGTATGGCGTTTTGTGCCCTGGTGCACAATTTCTTCCCTGACGCCTTTGACTACGACTCCCTGAGCCCCAGCAACCGGAGGCAAAACTTCGAGGTGGCCTTCAGCGCCGCAGAGTGAGTAATCGGAACATTGTTGTATTTCTAACCAAAAAAAGATCCATTTAGATCTGGAGTGTTATTATACAGCgcagtaaaaaattatttgcctcttgacacgttttttttttttttttgtcacacttaaatgtttcagatcatcaaactaatTTCAATTCTAAACAAAGCTTTCCAAACTACCTGTCCTGCTGCACAACACATTTGTGATTAAGGTCACAAATCGATGTCTGGGCTTTCTTCTTTAGGATCTTCTGACTATTGTGTAACCTCCACCATATCTGTCAgaaatatgttgctttttttattttacagtaaatgtaATGAGACACATACTCTACACAAGCGACACTTTTTTGTGCTGACGTTAGACGGATATCGGTGCTCTTTTGGTTAGCAGTGGTTTTCACCGTGGAAATCGAGAACACGGACCTTAACAGAGGAAGATGATGCctgaagtttttttaaatgctgttcTGGGCTCGTTAGTGACCTCATTAATGAGTCGTTGACCCACCTTTGGAGAAATTTTAGTCAGTTGTCCACTTCTGGAAAGGTTCCCCActgctccatgtttttttttttttctcattttgtggaTAACGGCTCTTTCTGTGCTTTACTGGAGTCCCAAGTCTTGGAAGTGGCTTGGCAACCTCGCACAGACTGATAGATGTCAATAactttttccctccttttcttgaatttctttagattgaGTGATGAAGTGTTGcttaataaataatacatttataacAGTGACCCAAGGACTGATCCCTAGGGAATACCTTTTCCATAACAGCTACACATCACTAATAGAGAAACCTTTTAtgcagaatttgtttttttccaatagtgaaagtgtaaaaataacatAAGGAGTCAGCTGAAGGAGTTATTGCTCAGGAACCCAGTCCAACGTAAACAGCAGGGCTCCCTCAGAtatatttcctttcttttcatttagCAGATCCTTCCATCCCACTCTTTCTGTGAACTTAACTCTTCAAGCCACATGCCACCATATACTACAGTCTAAATATGTTAACCATCTCTCCCAGGTATATAAAGCGTCTATCGAGGCTGAGTAAACCTCTTGTTCTGCATTAACTCTGCCTCCAAACGTCCCTTCAAGGGAACAGCGGCTCCGACTAtggtttgaaaaaaattctCCACCTCCCATCTGAGCCTTGTCCTTCATATTTCTCTCGTCTTTTTCTCCCCTCATCTGTTTTGCATCtcaatatgacttttttttgacCCACCCACctgttctgtttgtgtgtgtgtgtgctctcaCAAGTCGCAGGTAGAATAATGTCCGTACTGTCATCAGCCTCAGTGGCTCATCTTTTACACTTTGTGTTGCATCCTCACTCGTATCTCCAGTCACAGAAGATCCACGCAACACACTCCCCGAATGTACATCTGTGCACAAGTGTGTTTATAGTCACTCCAtagctgaatgtttttattctattattttgttaaatcattgttttttcctgtgttttgttgtAATATTCAAGTCTAAAGTAGGCATGGGCCTTTATGAGATTCTCACAGAGTGATGACATCGACCAAAAATACAGTGTCATGCTATCCCACTATTTATccaactgataaacaaaatctataaaatgattaaatcattttattgttcatttacTGATAacttatttaaacatttaatacattcatttttaattaaattaaagctgatGGTTTGATCAGAAATatagtatatttttatttaaaagaattttgtttatttttaaagtaattattgtATGAAATTATAcgtttattaaaatgaaaatagtgAGAATGATTTCTACTGCTGCCAAGGAGCAGCTGGTCACGCCAACATTGTCTCTATTGTCATTAATGCCCCTAAGCTGTTCAGAACGATATGATGGAAACGTTTTTAAGCTTTGAAAACGTAACTCTGTGTGCCTCCTTAGCCGTTCTCAGCCCATGCCTCATTAAAAGTtaaccacagaaaaaaacaaccctcTTAAAGGCTGAATGGGCATCAGCTGATGCTCATTTGACACTGTGTTTTGTCCTGTGTGTGTACGCCACATGTTGGACGTTGCAAAGTTCATGAAGCATGTTGACTCATGGATGTATTTATCAACACtgaatgtaatgtttatttttgtgttctttttttttgtctcttcgTTCTTTCACTGAATCCTTTATTTTTTGGCTGCTCactgctctgtttgttttttcctcccttcccctgttttctctctgcatcTGTCCTTCATCCTCTGCATTTCCTGTCCTCCGCTTCCCCTGTGTTCGTCCTCTCCTCTGACAACCCTCACCTTCGGGCGCGGGCGCAGGAAACTAGTGGACTGCCCCCAGCTGTTGGATGTGGACGACATGGTGAAGATGCGCGAGCCGGATTGGAAGTGTGTGTACACGTACCTGCAGGAGTTCTACAGGGGCCTGGTGACGAAGGGCCTGGTTAAAACCAAAAATTCCTCCTAGAGTTGCTCCTCAACTAAAACTAAACCTATGGTGAGACGGGGGCCTGGCTTTGGTTCTGACTTTTAGTGGTTTGCAAATTATTCATATCCCTTGAATTTTTTCACGTTTTGCCACATAACGACGACAAACTTCAACATATGATAACCAACACAAGAGCGTATAACTGCGAGATCTTTACAAAACTCTCcatttgtgtttgcatttgttttcagtcctttttactctgatacccctaaatgaaatccagcATTAACAAAATGGACGCAGTTATCAAAGTCCGCAAGAGGCCACCTGTGATGATTTCAACTAGAAGAATTTAAATCAACACATTATAGAAAGAACTGTTTTTTTATAGGTGATATTTTGATAGAAACACAGGAGACATTGTGGTGTTAGCATCGTTCTGTGAGATTAACTGTATTTAGTAGGGACAACTATAGAGAATATAAAAACAGGGATTcttcttttacatttaaaaattatctgTAGAAAAATACGATTATTTTGCagttagatttttgttttgaacttaTTCAGTCTACAAGATTGAGTGGTCACTAAGACCATCATACTGCCAACATTAAAAGACTTGTGGCTGTAATTTCAGTGAaatcaaattacatttaatcagTTTTCCTCCATTTAACAACGATTCTACATTTTCTCTGTGTATACCGGTAAATCCCAACACAGTGAATtgtagtttgtggttgtaacataatGTGGAAAACTTCAAGGGATGCAAAAAAATGACCAGTGTAGGGCAAAAACTATGAATAGATAAACATTAATGTCTGCTTTTTACATTTGGTCTGTCATGCTAATATAAAGCTTCTGTGGTCTACGGCACCAAACATGGTATATGTGAATGTGTGCATCTCTGCGCTCTGTGTCTTCGGCCGGCAGAGAGCCAGGGCCGACTGCAGCACTTTAAAAGGAGTTGCTGTATTGCTGTCCAAGTTGAGAAACAAAGCAGAGAAGAGAACCGCTTTGTTGTCCCGCTCCTCATCTGATCGAGTTTAAGATTACAAGTGTTTATCCTATTCGCTTATAAAGCCTTTTAAAGATACTTTAATTTGAAACACACAGCAATGTGTCTGTAGATCcttaaataagaaaactttCCTCACGGTGACGTTTCTTCTCTCTTGAGAGAcatttgttgtttatgtttCCAATATTCTTTACTTTCTGCTGTGACATGTCTAAAGGTTTGCGGAGTCAAACGCCACCTTGTGGCCATTTTCTGCAAACACTCATCATGAAAGGCCTTACTAAATATTACTTATTGAGTACTTTTAAAGTGTTGCACTTAATAACAAATAGTTTAGGTGGTTATAAGAAATACTTAATAATAAACAGGGTTTTcatacttttttcattttaaaaaaatgtctggggTTGAATTTCTAGATGTTTCCAGCTGTTTTTATAACATTCTGGACATTTTAGTACGAAACGATGACCCAGTTTGGTTAGAGCATCTCAGCCCCTGaactttgcttttgtttcagtACAGTAGCATCTGTATCAACTTAtatcagttttttcttttagaatatATCAAGTTAGATTGATAAAATCTGTAGTAGATTTTcctaaaacaaatacagattcTTTAgccatttttctgctttatatTAGTTGCAAACTGGAGGCAGTACGAGaataataattgaaataaaaaagtaaatgctTAATATACATGTATACATGCTTCCCTGATTAAATCGGTAAGATTCTGTAGATCAGTTTCACTTTGAACTGAGAATGACTGAAATGCattaaatcttaatttatttagatGTACCTGTTCATAtccaaactcagaaaatattaaaatcccAAACTTTTCAGGATCTTCTTCAAGCCTGTGTAGGAATCCTTATGCAATAATCATGACGTAACATGTAGTTTAGGAAACGGGTCGCCCGTCCTCGACTTCAGTCGTCTGACGTCCAGCCTTGTCCTGACCCGTCTGTCTCTTTCAGGACCTACGCCAACTGCATGCCTTTGCTAGAAGTGGAGGACATGATGATCATGGGTAACAAACCGGACTCCAAATGCGTCTTCACCTACGTGCAGTCTCTGGTGAACCACCTTCGCAGATACGAGATGTCCATGGGCCGCCCctgcgacctctgacctgtggCCAGCGGTCCTTCACATCCCTGACGAACACGTCGGGGATTTTCTGTGTGTTAGTGCCGTTTTGCTTCTAACAGGTGTTGGCGATGCTTCATTGTTCCTTCTTAAAACAATCTTTGCTGACACGAAGTCTACCTCTTTAACAGAGAGAGGATGCCTACATGTTAAAAATCTTTcaaggtttttaattttattttctgtgttcaAACTGAGCTCACTGCAGATTTCAGCTGTCATTTCGCTGGCGTTAACACTCTCACATCCCCACAAAAAAGAATTGTTTATACGATATCTCCTCTTTTAATATAACTATACCCATATTTTTTTCCGCTGTAATTTTTTCTGCCGTTCTGCTGGTAAATCCACTGAAACAGCAATATCGTTTTCTTTCTGTCCTGATACTCCCCCCCCAATTTCTAACCAAACTCTGgttgctttaattattttttaaattatttttttttagctgataAGCATAATGAGTTTTAATTAACAAGTACAGAAGTGttcatttttgcttatttaaatgaattcatcATTGTCAGAGGAATCCtgtgctaaaaaagaaaaaaaactttcctgCACAGAGCTGCTGATAAAGTTGTCGTTCTGAAATCATTAAAATGGGGAAGTTGGAGCCTGATATCTTGCAGCTGACTGAAATCATTTCTGACGGCTCACTGA is a window of Xiphophorus hellerii strain 12219 chromosome 12, Xiphophorus_hellerii-4.1, whole genome shotgun sequence DNA encoding:
- the smtnb gene encoding smoothelin isoform X9, producing the protein METEPVVASEPMFSAGPSMIVARQVPAIPNGSSTQTKLVESSGKLTAEKLAAIEDEELLDKMLDESKDFEERKMIRAAMRDLRKRKREAMLGCSQEEMGMTDQREKERDTRLQELRLQRDERGQKGRAGPGAGEVVMRKMEKSADGSTLSQVTKTNRFAQSDDGSKSTRSTVVETSFVQKTDRGTVQSKSYSFTSSSSSNTSKKVGSVFDREDDTSPRGGSGGLSAIDRRQAERRKELMRAQTMPKVSAMQTRKAMIEKLEKEGGGPGNQAVAKINKVQRSTSFGVPNANTIKQMLLDWCRAKTRSYEHVDIQNFSSSWSNGMAFCALVHNFFPDAFDYDSLSPSNRRQNFEVAFSAAETYANCMPLLEVEDMMIMGNKPDSKCVFTYVQSLVNHLRRYEMSMGRPCDL